The segment TCAGCAACAGAAGGGGTATCTTTTTTACAGTATATGAGAGGTATGCGTGGCAAGTCTATGGTAGAACAGGCTCAAGATATTGCCAATCAACTGACAGGGGACAAGTCAAAATGTATGCTAGGTATTCATCTGTAAGAAGATCAATACAGCTAAGCTTTGACTCCATTGTGAGTTAATATTTGATATAAACCCATTGCATTTAATTGAGAAAAATGACTAGTCAATCGGCTATATTTTTTCTATGTATGTGTTTGTATTGTTTTTCAACCAGTAGTGATTGTTTCGGACAAAATTTGACCGAAAGAGAAGTCGAGGTTGGTGAAACCATGCAACAATATATCATGGAAAACCACATTGGAGAGATAGAAAACATGATCCATAAGTTGGCTGTGTCTAAGCCTTTCTTGGATCAGTTTGTAAGCGAAGAAGAGCGTCATCTCAACAATGTCGGTAAGATCAAAAGGGGAGATGTGAGGATCGGTGAAGATGTGGACGTATCTGTAAGGCATATTACTGAGCATCAGACTTTTACCATGATCCTGGTGCCTATTAGTATTTACAGTTTGGCTATTTATGATACACTGCTATTCTCGGTCATAGAAGTCTCGGACGCATGGCTGGAAAGAGAGTTTCCTTATGTCGATTATACCAATGATTCTATCAAATCATCCCTTCTTTCACTCAAAAATCACGAATTACTAGCCAATCACTTGTACTCCCAAGCTATGAAGCAAACCCGCGCGGAAATTGGAAAAGTGAAGGTTGATCTCAAGGAGTCTTATATCACTACCAATAGTGTGACAGAGCATGTATCTAACTTGGATGAAGAAGAAAAAAGACAAATTCGAAATCATTGGGGCCTGTTGAAGAAGGCATTTACCCATGACATAGAGCTCAATGTGGAGTTTAATATTTATGTGTTCGGATTCAATGATCTGGAGGTTGCTTGTAGCAACAAGAGGGGGGACTTTACGGTGAAAATTACACCTACCAATATTTTTCAGAGGCATCACTTTGTTGAGGATTAACCTGCAATAAGATAGTTGGTTCCTTCCTTGTATCCTTTTTCATTTAGGTAGCCACGTACTTCATCTCTTCGGCCTCTGTTGGTAATGTAGCTAACAATGAATGGTTGTTTAGAGAGATCGATTTCATGAAAATGAACACATTCATATCCTGGGATTTGTTTGTTTTTCTTGATGTCAATGTAGCCTCTGATGACAATGCCATGCTTTTCTAGGAACTTGCTCCTAGTCAAGGCCAATTTACCCGCGCCCCAAATCCATACTTCATGTGTTTTTTGCTGAATGGCTTGTGCTAAATAGATGGATTTAAGAGTAAAAAAGGCTTCTGTTCTGTACCTGTCATCTGATCTTGTAAGTCTTTGAGGGGAATCATACCATGTCAGTAGTCTATCTTTTAATTTTTCTATTCGGCAACCCAATTCAAGTGCTCTAAGAAACCATTCGTAATCCTCTGGAAAATCACCTTCTCTGTAATTTCCTACTTTGTTTGCAATGTCTTTGGTGAAGAATAGTGTGGGATTGACAACCGGAAATTCCACAAAGCGATTGAGTTTAATCTCGTTTGTCGCAGTGACCGAATTGCTCCAGTTTACAAAATGTTCAAAGCCCGTATCAATTAGTTTTGATTTATTTTTGTAGTCTACACAACAAGCTGAGATGTCAATATGCGGGTTGGACTGTAGGTGGTAGAGTTGTTTGGAAATCCTCTGGGGATGTGACAGGTCATCAGCGTCCATTCTGGCTATGTACGCTCCTGTAGCATGTTTGAGTCCAAGATTAGCCGCAAAAACTACACCTTGTTGAGATTCGGACAACAACCTGATACGAGTATCATCTAGCGATAGATTTTCACAGAGAGCCAGACTGCTATCGGTCGAATTGTTGTTGATCAATAATAGTTCTAGGTTGTCATAATCCTGATGTAGGATACTCTTGACAGCAGATACAATTGTCGATTCTGCATTGAAGTAGGGAAGTATGATGGAGACTTTAGGACGTTTGCTATCGTTATTTTGCTCCATCTATTTAAGAAGATCTTCCCGATCCGTTTTGGTGAATCAAAGCATTGAATGAGCTGTCTCCAAAGCCAAATCCCAATCTTTCCATACAGGTTCATATCCATTTTGGATGAGCATGTTTTGGATTGTCTGTGGGCTTCTATCATCTGAGATTTCGAATTGCTCCAAGGACTGCGGCTCTACGGCATATCCTCCAGGATTGGTTTTAGATCCCGCGCTCATCGTCGTGATGCCGAGTTTGATGGCATGATTCCTAAAGGTATTGGTTTCTCGGGTGGATAGTGAAAGTTCAATTTCTTGGTTGAAGATTCGATACGCACAGATGAGTTGAACCAATTCTCTATCCACCATTTCTACCTTGGGTTCTAATCCCCCAGAAAAAGGTCTCAATCTTGGGAAGGAAATGCTGTATTTGGTTTTCCAGTACATTCTCTCCAGATAGTCCAGATGCAATGCAACGAAAAAACTATCTACGCGCCAATCTTCTAGACCGATGAGCGCACCCAAACCCATTTTGTGAATTCCAGCCCTTCCCAGTCTGTCTGGGGTTTCTAGACGGTAATCGAAATTGGATTTTTTCCCCTTGGGGTGATGCTTTTTATAATCTTCTTTATGGTATGTTTCCTGATAGACCAGGACAGAGTGCAATCCTTGAGGGATCAGGCGTTCATAGTCTTCCTGATCCAAAGGCTGAACCTCCATGCTGAGATTGGCAAAATGAGGTCGAATCTGCTTCAAGGCTTTTTCTATGTAATCCACACCGACCGTCTGATTGGCTTCACCTGTCACCAAAAGTACATGCTGAAAACCGAGTTCCTTTAAAGCTTGGACTTCTTTATTGATTTCTACTTCATTGAGGGTTTTTCTGCGGATTTTGTTGTCTAGGCTGAAGCCGCAGTAGGTACAGATATTTTGACACTCGTTGGATAGGTAGAGCGGAGCATAGAGCTGCATGGTATTGCCAAAACGCTGCAAGGTCAACTCATGACTCATTCTTGCCATCTGCTCTAAATAGGGTGCGGCAGCTGGTGAAATCAGCGCTTTGAAATCCTCGATGTTTCTTTCGGTTTTTTGCAACGCACGTTCTACATCTGCTGACGTTTTGCCATAGATGGATGCTTTGACTTCATCCCAAGTATATGTGTCAAATATTCGTTTAAAGCTCATCCAGAAAGGCAGTTAAAGGGCTACTGGCTAAAGCATGATTGACAGGAGAAGCCAACTTGGCTTCATAAGCCATACGACCTGCCTCGATCGCCATTTTGAATGCAATCGCCATTTGGACTGGATTGTCAGAGACTGCGATAGCAGTATTGACAAGACATGCATCTGCTCCAATTTCCATGGCTTTGGCAGCATCCGAAGGAGCTCCAATACCTGCATCTACGATCACCGGGACATTGGCCTGATCAATGATGATTTC is part of the Reichenbachiella agarivorans genome and harbors:
- a CDS encoding glycosyltransferase family 2 protein, which codes for MEQNNDSKRPKVSIILPYFNAESTIVSAVKSILHQDYDNLELLLINNNSTDSSLALCENLSLDDTRIRLLSESQQGVVFAANLGLKHATGAYIARMDADDLSHPQRISKQLYHLQSNPHIDISACCVDYKNKSKLIDTGFEHFVNWSNSVTATNEIKLNRFVEFPVVNPTLFFTKDIANKVGNYREGDFPEDYEWFLRALELGCRIEKLKDRLLTWYDSPQRLTRSDDRYRTEAFFTLKSIYLAQAIQQKTHEVWIWGAGKLALTRSKFLEKHGIVIRGYIDIKKNKQIPGYECVHFHEIDLSKQPFIVSYITNRGRRDEVRGYLNEKGYKEGTNYLIAG
- the thiH gene encoding 2-iminoacetate synthase ThiH encodes the protein MSFKRIFDTYTWDEVKASIYGKTSADVERALQKTERNIEDFKALISPAAAPYLEQMARMSHELTLQRFGNTMQLYAPLYLSNECQNICTYCGFSLDNKIRRKTLNEVEINKEVQALKELGFQHVLLVTGEANQTVGVDYIEKALKQIRPHFANLSMEVQPLDQEDYERLIPQGLHSVLVYQETYHKEDYKKHHPKGKKSNFDYRLETPDRLGRAGIHKMGLGALIGLEDWRVDSFFVALHLDYLERMYWKTKYSISFPRLRPFSGGLEPKVEMVDRELVQLICAYRIFNQEIELSLSTRETNTFRNHAIKLGITTMSAGSKTNPGGYAVEPQSLEQFEISDDRSPQTIQNMLIQNGYEPVWKDWDLALETAHSML